The sequence TGGTGCATTACAAGTGACTGTGTGCATACCCAGAAAAGATTTGTCCTAAAGCTGCCAAATGAGCATCTAGAAGAACAACCAGAGGGAGGAAAGGGTAAATAACTGAAATTTAGGACTGGAGCACCTAAACCCAAAGTTTCTCAATACAAGTTTGAGTATTGAAACAGGAAGTAGACAAGTCACATCTTGTGAAGAAAGTCCTTTGGGCCTCACGGTGAACTGTCAAAAATTAATACGAGATCAATAACAAAATGTACTTTTTATATAAAGGTAGCACAAACACAGCACTTGAACCATTTAGGAACGTGCATAATACGCAATTAACTCTGGTTGAACAAAACATAAGCAGTTAGCCGCCAAGTGTAGCTGCAGATTTTGCTGGCCTATGTGGACTGAAGAATTTTGGTTACAGCCTTTAGTACAGAACTTAGTTTGAGTCTGTAGTGTAAGAGTCTAGTGCAATCCTGCCATAATTCATTAATGCTGTAAATTCTAGGACAGACAAATTCATCTTGCTCTCCAAATCCTTAAAAAGCAATATTCCATAAAGGCCAATTCTACACACGGATTTCATCCTCTTCATCCATGAAGGTAAAATCCTCATCTTCATTCTCTTCCTCTCTGAAGGCATCTCTGGATTCAGCAATATTTTTCATACTGTCTACATCTCCATGACTAACTCCCTCATAAACTGATCGCCGCTCTTCTGTAGTCCCAGATGCCAAACTTGATACAGAGCCACTATCTTGTGATAAGTGACTTCCAGATGCTGTGCTGTATACAACGCTATTAATGTTACTTTGCAATGCCACTGTTGATACTGCAGGCCCCTCTACAAACTTTTCTGCAGTCTCCTTTTGCGAAATAGAATAGGGTTTTTGTTCGTCATCTCCAAAGCCAGGGTCAATATTATTTTCCCAAGAGTCTTTTTCCATAACACTTAAAATATCACCAAGCATCGAAGGACCAAGATCAACATGAAAAGACATGATGGATTCAGCATGTTTTAGTGGAAAGCCACCACTGGAGAGAGATGCAGGAAGGTCTGTAATATCTCCAAAATCTCGCTCATCTTGATATTCAGTAGATTTGCTTTCAGCTATGCTTACAGCCCCATTGACAGGTTTCTCTTCCATTTGTTCACTTGCAAGCTTCTTCAGGGGGCTTGATGAGAGGCTCTTTGCCATCTGACTAGTTGGCTCCACAGCTTTATCATTGAGCTGTGGTAGGGACACTGCATTTTTCACAAAGATAGCTGAATCACTTTGTGCCAGTGTGTCTTGCTTATCAACACGTGTCACAGACTGAGACCGTTTGCTGCTACTTCTGAATTTCCGAGACAGTAGCCCTGGTTTGGGGGTTGcttcaggaggaggaggaggagcagcagcagcagctccaaccTTGCTAGAAAGGAATGAAGTATCTCCAAAGACATCACCCCCACGACCAACGTGCATAGTATGGCGGAAATCACCAAGAGGAGCACTGATCATATCTGTAGTCAAGTCTATGCGAGACCGCCGTTTGGACTGATTGGAGCTGGCCACAAGCTGTTTCAGGATTGGCATCTTCCAAAATTAAATGGATCACAACACAAGCGTACTGGAATTCTGGAACTTAAATCCTCAGCAATCAAAAGGTTTTGGTCTTCAGATATATTTCAATATATTCCAAGAAAGCCAAATTAATTCTTGATGCAGATAAAAGCCAAGGTTCAGCCTTTCATCCAACCACAATGTAAAATTGGCAAGACCAATTTGTCACAAATCACAGTTCATGAAGTTTCATATTATCTTCCATTGCAACTGTTCTTTGCCAATACTTGCTTCAATATTCCAGTCTACTCAATGCACCTAAAGAGAAAAAGAAGAGTTATTTCCAAACACATTCAGATCATAGAATTCTGATTTagacaaaaagaaaacaaaaattatTTAGCTGAACATTTTCAAACTGACCAACCAAAAAGCTCGATGAAATTTTAAATTCACTACCATTTGCTTCAGAAGATGGCAAACAACTTTGGCAAAATACATTGGCACAGGAAAGGTAGGTTAACAGAATCATTGAAGCCCAGATAAGTTGAAAAGACTtaaaatcatgtgatcagttGGTTCATAGAAGTGCAAAAGCAAGCATGTTATGAATCACTGGCTAAGCCTCGATCTGAAGTATTGTTTCCACTGCTGGGTGTCACTCTTCAGGAAGGATGCAGGGAATTTTCTGGAAGGATACAATGTCTGAGGAAGTTCAGTTTTGTGGAgtagagaagctgggattgttacTCTTACAGCAAAGGCGAAGAAGATGAAAGAAGAAttaatagagatattcaaaatgatgaggggtttGATAGAGTAAACAGAGT comes from Mustelus asterias chromosome 12, sMusAst1.hap1.1, whole genome shotgun sequence and encodes:
- the cdc42ep4b gene encoding cdc42 effector protein 4, which translates into the protein MPILKQLVASSNQSKRRSRIDLTTDMISAPLGDFRHTMHVGRGGDVFGDTSFLSSKVGAAAAAPPPPPEATPKPGLLSRKFRSSSKRSQSVTRVDKQDTLAQSDSAIFVKNAVSLPQLNDKAVEPTSQMAKSLSSSPLKKLASEQMEEKPVNGAVSIAESKSTEYQDERDFGDITDLPASLSSGGFPLKHAESIMSFHVDLGPSMLGDILSVMEKDSWENNIDPGFGDDEQKPYSISQKETAEKFVEGPAVSTVALQSNINSVVYSTASGSHLSQDSGSVSSLASGTTEERRSVYEGVSHGDVDSMKNIAESRDAFREEENEDEDFTFMDEEDEIRV